The Miscanthus floridulus cultivar M001 chromosome 7, ASM1932011v1, whole genome shotgun sequence genome includes a region encoding these proteins:
- the LOC136467864 gene encoding UMP-CMP kinase 3-like isoform X1, translating into MGTVVDATPAVVAEEVTENMLGGKKVTVVFVLGGPGSGKGTQCANIVEHFGFTHLSAGDLLRAEIKSGSENGTMIENMIKEGKIVPSEVTIKLLQEAMIKNENDKFLIDGFPRNEENRAAFENVTKISPAFVLFFDCSEREMERRLLGRNQGRVDDNIETIKKRFKTFVESSLPVIEHYNSRNKVKKIDAAKPIPEVFEDVKAIFAPYSPKAE; encoded by the exons ATGGGCACAGTTGTGGATGCCACTCCAGCAGTTGTGGCTGAGGAG GTCACTGAGAACATGTTGGGTGGCAAGAAAGTTACAGTTGTATTTGTTCTAG GTGGTCCTGGAAGTGGAAAAGGCACACAGTGTGCCAACATTGTGGAGCACTTTGGATTCACCCATCTTAGTGCTGGAGATCTTTTGCGTGCAGAGATTAAATCTGGCTCTGAGAATGG AACCATGATCGAGAACATGATAAAGGAGGGAAAGATTGTTCCATCGGAGGTGACTATAAAGCTGTTGCAGGAGGCAATGATAAAAAATGAAAATGACAAATTCCTGATCGATGGATTTCCAAGGAACGAGGAGAATCGTGCAGCTTTTGAGAATGTT ACCAAAATTTCTCCTGCGTTTGTGCTATTCTTTGACTGTTCCGAGAGAGAGATGGAGAGACGTCTGTTGGGGCGCAATCAG GGAAGAGTTGATGATAACATTGAAACTATCAAAAAAAGGTTCAAAACCTTTGTTGAATCAAGTCTGCCTGTCATTGAGCATTACAACTCAAGGAACAAGGTTAAAAAG ATTGATGCTGCAAAACCAATTCCTGAGGTGTTTGAAGACGTCAAAGCCATTTTTGCCCCATATTCTCCAaag GCTGAATAG
- the LOC136467864 gene encoding UMP-CMP kinase 3-like isoform X2: MIENMIKEGKIVPSEVTIKLLQEAMIKNENDKFLIDGFPRNEENRAAFENVTKISPAFVLFFDCSEREMERRLLGRNQGRVDDNIETIKKRFKTFVESSLPVIEHYNSRNKVKKIDAAKPIPEVFEDVKAIFAPYSPKAE, encoded by the exons ATGATCGAGAACATGATAAAGGAGGGAAAGATTGTTCCATCGGAGGTGACTATAAAGCTGTTGCAGGAGGCAATGATAAAAAATGAAAATGACAAATTCCTGATCGATGGATTTCCAAGGAACGAGGAGAATCGTGCAGCTTTTGAGAATGTT ACCAAAATTTCTCCTGCGTTTGTGCTATTCTTTGACTGTTCCGAGAGAGAGATGGAGAGACGTCTGTTGGGGCGCAATCAG GGAAGAGTTGATGATAACATTGAAACTATCAAAAAAAGGTTCAAAACCTTTGTTGAATCAAGTCTGCCTGTCATTGAGCATTACAACTCAAGGAACAAGGTTAAAAAG ATTGATGCTGCAAAACCAATTCCTGAGGTGTTTGAAGACGTCAAAGCCATTTTTGCCCCATATTCTCCAaag GCTGAATAG
- the LOC136467866 gene encoding uncharacterized protein yields the protein MMPHVADLFLCHGEKEAFLTFLCWTVRKKTLSVLDPTPIPGWCKDMPYKYYARKIIDISNYYRRATGVKANERPIDVFHWKHILQSGIPIIEDRNLSVLIVLQFMSAWNNGQLMPISTDGQRLRKNFVIDLLAYDGNSRRCMIPVSVREYLSHITGRRL from the exons ATGATGCCTCACGTTGCAGATTT GTTCTTATGCCATGGAGAAAAGGAGGCATTTTTAACCTTTTTGTGCTGGACCGTGAGAAAAAAAACTCTAAGTGTGCTTGATCCTACTCCTATTCCTGGTTGGTGTAAAGATATGCCATACAAGTACTATGCGCGTAAAATTATCGATATTTCCAACTATTATAGACGTGCAACAGGAGTGAAAGCAAATGAACGTCCTATTGATGTCTTCCATTGGAAACATATACTCCAAAGTGGCATTCCAATCATAGAAGATAG GAATTTATCTGTCCTCATCGTTCTGCAATTCATGTCCGCATGGAACAATGGACAGCTCATGCCAATCTCTACG GATGGCCAAAGACTACGGAAGAACTTTGTGATCGACCTATTGGCGTATGATGGGAATTCACGGCGGTGTATGATTCCTGTATCTGTACGAGAATATCTTAGCCACATCACGGGCAGAAGACTTTGA